One stretch of Nitrospirota bacterium DNA includes these proteins:
- a CDS encoding TonB-dependent receptor plug domain-containing protein, protein MNVFDAWASGDDAFQFYEEEAKVTTASRRPQLIQEAPIAVEVITSEEIKASGATNIWDLFRFRPGMNVEDGHQTILGNRAIVSIRGFAESLARNILILVDGRRVYSTESGGVYWAQLPYSIQDIERIEIIRGPNAALYGTGAGLGVINIITKKPDGSTAGSLQVTEGNQETVLTSESVEGAFRNVNFRVSHTFQGQGGFDSVADGTTANDFFRGHNFNLRMNVNPTKDSDLEIFAGGGMSDSGISNDPTAQDKFKSNFQMLKFHLKSSERSDLEILSSRNDYWFNISPTLTGSVDELQYFQYDEEILHRIEWGAGDYSAYGFAYHTSQVASEFTFMDQPMIEESIWSGFLNQTLQFKERITLVGAVAWESYSTGKPHLNYQATSLWSPYENQFFRASYSVAHTIPNLRQRFTEAELVPGVARIGNPQLEPFKITSYEVGYRSSWLDRHFDAESNLFYTNVDGMDDDVDLGPWVRNPAVEALGFFNSNSVIARGVELQFRYHVSPKDSVYLNYTYERLVDTSGNQGEITENIPPQTLNFGGMKEFDRGFSGSFNLGYKEGYFVTNFADSLSIPVYWRLDAKLSYRPSQYKGTQFYLAGQNLLTGDHLEYADGLAVPRTYMGGIIIEF, encoded by the coding sequence GTGAATGTCTTCGATGCTTGGGCGTCCGGTGACGATGCGTTTCAGTTTTACGAAGAAGAAGCAAAGGTCACCACCGCGTCTCGTCGGCCTCAATTGATTCAAGAGGCGCCGATTGCAGTTGAAGTCATTACATCGGAAGAGATCAAGGCCTCTGGTGCCACGAATATTTGGGACCTATTTCGTTTTCGACCCGGCATGAATGTTGAGGATGGCCACCAGACCATTCTTGGAAATCGAGCGATTGTTTCGATACGGGGATTCGCCGAATCCCTTGCACGCAATATTTTGATTCTTGTCGACGGAAGAAGAGTTTATTCAACAGAGTCGGGAGGGGTCTACTGGGCCCAACTTCCCTACTCCATTCAAGATATTGAACGGATTGAAATCATTCGCGGTCCCAATGCGGCACTCTATGGTACAGGGGCGGGACTCGGCGTCATCAATATCATTACCAAAAAACCAGATGGCTCTACGGCAGGCTCTCTACAAGTGACCGAAGGAAATCAAGAAACTGTATTGACTTCCGAATCGGTTGAAGGTGCTTTCCGCAATGTTAATTTTCGAGTCAGTCACACCTTTCAGGGTCAGGGAGGTTTTGATAGCGTGGCAGACGGGACAACTGCGAACGATTTCTTCCGAGGCCACAATTTTAACTTGCGAATGAACGTAAATCCGACAAAGGATTCAGACCTGGAAATTTTCGCTGGAGGCGGAATGAGCGATTCCGGAATTTCAAATGATCCAACCGCTCAGGATAAATTTAAAAGTAATTTTCAAATGCTCAAATTCCACCTTAAATCTTCGGAACGTTCAGATTTGGAGATTTTAAGTTCGCGAAACGACTACTGGTTCAATATTTCTCCAACTTTAACTGGCTCCGTTGACGAACTCCAGTACTTCCAATATGACGAAGAAATTCTTCACCGAATAGAATGGGGAGCAGGGGATTATTCGGCCTACGGGTTTGCTTATCATACCAGCCAAGTCGCTTCCGAATTCACATTTATGGACCAACCGATGATCGAAGAGAGTATCTGGAGCGGGTTTCTTAATCAAACACTGCAGTTTAAAGAACGTATCACGCTCGTTGGCGCAGTGGCCTGGGAATCTTATTCGACAGGGAAACCACACCTTAACTATCAAGCGACCTCATTGTGGAGCCCGTATGAGAACCAGTTTTTTCGAGCCTCCTATTCAGTGGCACATACCATTCCGAATCTTCGACAGCGATTCACCGAGGCGGAACTTGTCCCAGGTGTTGCTAGAATCGGAAATCCTCAGTTAGAACCATTTAAAATAACTTCCTATGAGGTCGGTTACCGTTCAAGCTGGCTGGATCGTCACTTCGACGCGGAATCTAATCTTTTTTACACGAATGTAGATGGAATGGACGACGATGTCGATCTGGGTCCCTGGGTTCGAAATCCGGCGGTTGAAGCATTAGGCTTTTTCAATAGTAATAGCGTCATCGCCAGAGGAGTGGAGTTACAATTTAGATATCATGTTTCTCCGAAAGATTCTGTTTATCTGAACTACACCTACGAACGGCTCGTTGACACCAGCGGTAACCAGGGTGAAATTACGGAAAATATTCCCCCTCAGACCCTGAATTTTGGTGGAATGAAGGAATTTGATCGAGGCTTTTCTGGAAGCTTCAATTTGGGTTACAAGGAGGGATACTTTGTCACAAATTTTGCCGATTCGCTCTCAATTCCCGTTTACTGGCGGTTGGACGCCAAACTGAGCTATCGGCCGTCACAATATAAAGGGACTCAATTCTATCTTGCAGGACAAAACCTTCTGACTGGGGATCATCTCGAATACGCTGACGGACTGGCTGTTCCCCGGACTTACATGGGGGGAATCATCATCGAGTTTTAG
- a CDS encoding SAM-dependent chlorinase/fluorinase — translation MKPVITLTTDFGHQDHFVGSVKGVILQINPEIKIVDISHDVPPFSIIKGAFIIASAFRYFPKGSIHVVVVDPGVGSSRKPLLVVSRSGFFLAPDNGILSYIFEEDGPCQIYEITEKKFFLPSVGQTFHGRDIFAPVAAWLSTEMESGSFGKLIENPVKLPIQKPMIEKNQVTGQIVYIDHYGNLVTNIKSADLSGIQLNSSQLMLGSTTLTSGKTYYGEAAEGESSFVINSSGYLEIFQNKGNAALTLRSSLLDIVKINSNR, via the coding sequence ATGAAACCGGTTATCACCCTGACAACCGATTTCGGGCATCAAGATCACTTTGTCGGTAGCGTTAAAGGAGTGATATTACAGATCAATCCGGAAATCAAGATTGTGGACATTTCCCATGATGTTCCCCCCTTTTCAATTATCAAAGGAGCTTTTATCATTGCTTCAGCCTTCCGTTATTTTCCAAAAGGAAGTATTCACGTCGTGGTCGTTGACCCTGGAGTTGGGAGCAGTCGAAAACCGCTACTGGTGGTCAGCCGATCAGGCTTTTTCCTGGCACCGGACAATGGAATCCTGAGCTATATTTTTGAGGAAGATGGGCCCTGCCAGATTTATGAAATCACTGAAAAGAAATTTTTCTTGCCCTCCGTAGGACAAACGTTTCATGGGAGAGATATTTTTGCTCCCGTAGCTGCCTGGCTCTCGACTGAAATGGAGAGCGGGTCTTTTGGTAAACTCATTGAAAATCCGGTTAAACTTCCCATTCAAAAACCCATGATTGAAAAGAACCAGGTCACCGGACAAATCGTTTATATCGACCATTATGGAAATCTGGTTACCAATATAAAATCTGCTGATCTATCGGGAATTCAGCTCAATTCCTCTCAACTCATGCTGGGTTCCACCACCCTGACTTCTGGTAAGACTTATTATGGAGAGGCGGCTGAAGGAGAATCATCGTTCGTGATCAATAGTTCAGGGTATCTCGAGATTTTCCAAAATAAAGGAAACGCCGCTTTAACTTTAAGAAGTTCCCTTCTGGATATCGTCAAAATCAATTCGAACCGATAA